The proteins below are encoded in one region of Helianthus annuus cultivar XRQ/B chromosome 2, HanXRQr2.0-SUNRISE, whole genome shotgun sequence:
- the LOC110923933 gene encoding TATA-binding protein-associated factor 2N yields MSRPGDWNCRSCQHLNFQRRESCQRCGEMKHGVGFGSRGSITASAFGFTGPDVRPGDWYCNVGNCGAHNFASRSSCFKCGAFKDDLASSGGGGGGFDGDMSRGRSFGFGSGSGGGGSSRSGWKSGDWICTRPGCNEHNFASRMECFRCNAPRDSGSHSSF; encoded by the exons ATGAGTAGGCCTGGAGATTGGAACTGCAGATCATGCCAGCATTTGAACTTCCAGAGGAGGGAATCATGCCAAAGGTGCGGCGAGATGAAGCATGGCGTCGGGTTTGGTAGTAGAGGAAGCATCACTGCTTCTGCATTTGGGTTCACTGGCCCGGATGTCAGGCCTGGTGACTGGTACTGCAATGTGGGCAACTGTGGAGCTCATAACTTTGCTAGCCGCTCCAGCTGCTTCAAGTGCGGCGCATTCAAGGATGACTTGGCCTCtagtggcggcggtggtggtggttttgACGGTGATATGTCTCGTGGGAGGAGTTTTGGGTTTGGTAgcggaagtggtggtggtggtagcagTCGTTCGGGGTGGAAGTCCGGTGACTGGATATGCACTAG GCCGGGCTGCAACGAGCACAACTTTGCTAGCAGGATGGAATGCTTTAGATGCAACGCGCCTAGGGATTCCGGTAGCCATTCTTCCTTTTAA